The DNA window GCGAACCGTTCAGTACCAAAGAGGCGGTCGTCGAGGCTCTCCAAGAGCTCGACGGGATCGAGACGTTCATTGAGGCGGGAATGAGCGATGAGGAATGGGAGGCCGGCCAGCACGACCTACTGGAGGAAGAGCCAGACTTCATTCTTGATGACGGCTGTGAACTCATTGCCAAAGTCCACGCTGACCATCCCGACATTGCTGAGGGGATCATCGGTGGTGGCGAGCAGACCACCGCTGGAATCACGCGCGTAGAGGCGATGGAGGAACAGGACGTGCTCCAGTTCCCGGTGTACGGTGTCAATGATACACCGATGAAACATTACTTCGACAACGTCCATGGCACTGGTGAATCCTCACTAGCGAATGTGATGACCACGACCAACACCATGCTCTCTGGCAAGACGGTTGTCGTGGCTGGCTACGGTTACTGCGGACGCGGGATCGCACGAAAAGCTCGGGGAATGGGCGCGTGGACGATCGTCACTGAGGTCGACCCACGCAAGGCGTTGGAGGCAGTCATGGATGGTCACCGCGTGATGGCTATGGGTGAGGCTGCTCCCCTCGCGGACTACGTCATCACTTCAACGGGCAATCGCGAGGTCGTGCGCAAAGAGCATCTCGACCAGTTCCAAGATGGCGTTATCCTCGCCAATGCCGGTCATTTTGACGTTGAAATCTCGCTAGAAGACCTCAAGGCGGAGTCTAATGAGGTAACGCAGCCAAAAGAGGGGATCACACGCTATCATTTGTCGGATGGACGTCGGGTGAACGTGCTCGCTCGCGGCCGTCTCGTGAATCTTACTGGGCCACACAGCCAGGGTCACCCTGCAGAAGTGATGGATACGACCTTCGCGATGATGTTTGCTGCCGCTCACGATATGCTCACTCAGGATCCAAACCTCACGCCCGGATTGTACGCTATTCCGGATCACCTCGATCGCGAGGTGGCCAGCCGTAAACTGGAGACGCTCGATATTACTATCGACAGTCTGACGGAGAATCAACGTGAGTACTACGAGGAGTGGGAACACCCAGACAGTAGCTTCTGAGTACACCTCGTAGTCCTATTCCACTTTGCCTCCAGCAGAGTAGTGAATTTCACTCCTTTATTGTCAAAACGTATACCTGCGTTTGCTCCAGTAGTGCCAGTCCGCGTGTACCGCGCTATAGGTGGAACTCGATATCCGTGTCAGCAAGGTACGTCGCGCCCTGTTCGATCGCCTGCTCAGCCGACAATCGATCCTGCATCACGAACACGGTGTTACTCCCTCGGCTCGTGTGGTACACCGAGTTGCGGAGGATATCTGCGTGGTCGGTGTACTTCTCCTTGACTACGCAGAACGGCTCGATATCGTCGGTTGCCACGCGAGTGACTTCATAGAAATACTCGTCCAAGAACGCCTCTGCCCGCTCGATCTCGTCGGTGGACACTTCGAAGCGATACTGTTCACTGTCATACCACTCGCGCAACTCGTCGAAGACCTCCTCCTGGTCGAAGTACTGACTGAAGATGTACAAGCCGGCATCTTTGACTTTGAACGCGTTGATCTCCGTGGTGTCAGCGTCGAATGTAGACATGAGTTGAACGGTACTCTGGTTCTGGGAGGCTTCGACGTCCTGTACTGGTTGAGCAGCGGTACTCACCCCGAGCACAAATCCTTTGCTAGCGATCACCACAGCTGCAGCAACAGACTTCTCTCTTGTTTCTCCGACGTGGCCATGCCAATTGGCAACAAGAACTAA is part of the Halococcus salifodinae DSM 8989 genome and encodes:
- a CDS encoding adenosylhomocysteinase — protein: EPFSTKEAVVEALQELDGIETFIEAGMSDEEWEAGQHDLLEEEPDFILDDGCELIAKVHADHPDIAEGIIGGGEQTTAGITRVEAMEEQDVLQFPVYGVNDTPMKHYFDNVHGTGESSLANVMTTTNTMLSGKTVVVAGYGYCGRGIARKARGMGAWTIVTEVDPRKALEAVMDGHRVMAMGEAAPLADYVITSTGNREVVRKEHLDQFQDGVILANAGHFDVEISLEDLKAESNEVTQPKEGITRYHLSDGRRVNVLARGRLVNLTGPHSQGHPAEVMDTTFAMMFAAAHDMLTQDPNLTPGLYAIPDHLDREVASRKLETLDITIDSLTENQREYYEEWEHPDSSF